GCAGCTTCGACCTGCTGCTGCACCTGCAGCTGTCGATCCGCGCCAGCGCCAGCGCCGCGCTGATCCGCGCGCCGGTCAAACTGGGTTTCGATAAACCGCGCGCGCGCGAGCTGCAGTGGTTGTTCACGAATGCGCGCATCGCGCAGCGCCGGCGCGAACACGTACTGGATAGTTTCCTGGGGTTCGCCGACACGTTCAGCGTGCCGCACAAACGCGTGCGCTGGGATATCCCGTTGCCGGCCGAATCGCTCGCGTACGCCGAACATCTCATCCCCGACTCGCAACCCACTCTGGTGATCAGCGCATGTTCGAGCCATCGCGCGCGCAACTGGCTGCCGGAACGCTACGCCGCGGTGGCCGATCACGCGGCAAACAAACACGGCATGCGGATCGTCCTGTGCGGCGGCCCGAGCGCGCTCGAACGCGAGATGGCGCAGGCGATCGCGAAACACGCCACCGTGCCGCTCGTCGACCAGGTGGGCCGCGACACGCTGCCGCAGCTGCTGGCGCTGCTGGCGCGCGCGACCGTGCTGGTCACGCCGGATTCCGGTCCCGCGCACATGGCGACCATGGTCGACACGCCGGTCATCGGCCTGTATGCCGCGACGAATCCCGCGCGCAGCGGTCCGTATCTCTCGCGCCGCTGGTGCGTGGACGCTTACGAAGCCGCCGCGCGAAAGTTTCTCGGCAAGTCCCCGGATGAACTGCCGTGGACGAAGAAGATCGAGCTGCCCGGTGTCATGGAACTGATCGAAGTCGCCGCCGTCACCGCGAAGCTCGATGAGCTGTTAGCCTTGGGTGAAGAGGCCCGACTCCCATGAAAGACATCCTGGTTCCGATCTCTCCCGGTGAATTGCTCGACAAGATCACCATCCTGCGCATCAAGGCGGCACGCATGAGCGACGCCGCCAAGGTCGCAAACGTCAAACACGAGTTGGCGCTGCTCGAGAAGACCTGGCGCGAATCGGGCGCCGCGGCCGTGGATCTCGGCGCGGAGGAAGCCAACCTCACGCGCGTCAACGAAGCCCTGTGGGTGATCGAGGACGACATCCGCGACGAAGAACACGCACGGCGCTTCGGCGAGAAGTTCATCGAACTCGCACGCGCGGTGTACGTCACCAACGACGAACGCGCCGCAATCAAGAAACGCATCAACACCTTGTTAGGCTCGACCATCGTCGAAGAGAAGTCGTACAAGCAGTACCAGTAGGGTGCCGGGTGGGGAAAGCGGGGAGACAGCAAACGTGACCACGAGCCGACGACAGGTGCTTGCCCTGACCGCCGCCGCGGCGGCTTACGCAGCGATGCGCCCAACGCGCCTGTTCGCGGCCGAAGCCACCGCCGGCCTCAAACCCATGACCGCCGATGTCACGCCGATCGCACGCGCCGAATATCTCGCGCGCATCGACAAGGCCCGCAAACTCATGGGGCAACACGGCATCGGCGCGCTGCTCATAGAACCCGGCGCCTCGCTCATCTATTTCACCGGCATCGAATGGTGGCGCAGCGAGCGGCTCACCGCCGCCATCCTGCCGCGCGACGGCGACCTCGCGATCGTCACGCCGCACTTCGAGGAGCCTTCAGTCCACGAAAGCCTCAAGGTGCCGGCGGACATTCGTGTCTGGCAGGAAGACCAGGATCCCCTGCAGACCGTGGCCGGCATCCTGCGCGATCGCAAGGTCACTGCCCCCATCGGCATGGAAGAGACGGTGCGTTACTTCGCCGTCGACGGGCTGCGTCGCGCCATGCCAGGCGTGAAAATCGTCAACGGCGCGCCGGTCGTGCGCGGTTGCCGCATGGTCAAATCCGCGGCCGAACTGGCGCTGATGCAGAAGGCCTCCGACATCACGATCGCCGCCTATCGGCACACCGCGCCGCGCATCGAACGCGGCATGAGCCCGAAGGACATCGGCGACATGATGGATTCCGCGCATGCCGCGCTCGGGGGCTCACCCGAGTTCGCGCTCATCTTGCTGGGCGAGGCCAGCGCGTATCCGCATGGCTCCAGCCAGCCGCAGCAGGTACGCGACGGCGAGGTCGTGTTGATGGACTGCGGCTGCACCGTCCAGGGATATCAATCCGACATCTCGCGCACCTTCGTGTTCGGCGAGGCGAACGCCGGGCAGCGCAAGGTCTGGGGCCAGATGCATGCGTTGCAGCGTATCGGCAACGACACCGCGCGCGTCGGCCTGCCCGCGGGCAAGGTCGATGACGCCGTCCGCGCGCAGCTCGAGCAATGGGGTTACGGGCCGGGCTACAAACTACCCGGCACCTCGCACCGCACCGGCCACGGCATCGGCCTCGACGGGCACGAGCCGGTCAACCTGGTGCACGGCGAAACGACGCCGCTGGCGGAAGGCATGTGTTTCTCGAACGAACCGGGGATCTATCTACCGGGAAAGTTCGGCATCCGGCTCGAGGATTGTTTCCACATGGGGGCGGAGAAACCCATCTGGTTCTCGACGCCACCAACGTCGATCGATCGTCCGTTCGGGTAAGCGCGAAGGCATCCCGTCGTGGCCGTGTCGCGAGGACCGGCCCGGGGGCCTTCATCTGCTCAACGTGTACTCGGCGCTGCAATACGGGCACTTGGCCCAGCCCGTCTCCTCGATCGCCAGATAAACGCGCGGGTGGGAATTCCACAGATACATCTCCGGCATCGGGCACGCGAGCGGCAGATCGCTGGCGTCCACTTTGTATTCGTTCTGCGCGTTGGGCTGGATGAGCGGTTTGGCGGCTGGCATGGGCGCGGATTATAGGGCCTCACTCGCCCATCGTCGCGTTCCAGATCGCCGTCACTGCCGCCCGCGGCGCGGTGAATTCCCCCGCGTCGACCACGGGTTCCGCCTGTTCGAGCGACAGGTGGTGCGAACGTTCGCGGTATTTCCGATAGGCGTCCGTCAGCACATCGACCGTCAGCTGGGGCACCAGGTCGGCGGACGCCACCGATTCGAGCTGCCTTATCGTATCGGCGAACATCACCACCGGTGGATGCGTGCCCGCGTGCAGCAGCGCCCAGTACTGCGCGAGGAATTCGATGTCGGCGGTGCCGCCAGGATCCTGCTTGATGTCGAACTTCCCCGACCCGGGCCGCGCGCGGCTCAGTTCCTTGCGCATGCGCAAACGCATGTCCTTCACCTCGGTGCGCAAGGTATCCCGCCGGACGAATCGCATGAGCACGTCGACGCGCACCCGTTCGAACTCGGCGCGCAGCTGCGCATCACCCGCCACCGCGCGCGCATGCAGCAGCGCCTGGTGTTCCCAGGTCCAGGCTTCCTTTTCCTGGTACTCGGCGAACGCGCCGACACGCGTGATCAACATGCCGCCCTTGCCGGAAGGCCGCAACCGCACGTCCACTTCGTAGAGCCGGCCGGCGGCCGAATGCATGGTTAGCAGGTGTATCGCGCGCTGCGCGAAGCGGATGAAGAACACCTGGTTGTCGACGGGTTTGGCCGCATCGGTTTCGGCGCCTTCGGTGCCGGAATCGTGCAGGAACACCAGGTCGAGGTCGGACGCATACCCGAGTTCGTTGCCGCCTAACTTCCCGTAG
This sequence is a window from Pseudomonadota bacterium. Protein-coding genes within it:
- a CDS encoding glycosyltransferase family 9 protein, with translation MQAIPYSLATAPEKVCLLRLSAIGDTCHVVPLLRSLQDAWPRTRFTWVIGKLEAKLMSLIPDVELITVDKGAGFPAFGRLRTEMRRRGSFDLLLHLQLSIRASASAALIRAPVKLGFDKPRARELQWLFTNARIAQRRREHVLDSFLGFADTFSVPHKRVRWDIPLPAESLAYAEHLIPDSQPTLVISACSSHRARNWLPERYAAVADHAANKHGMRIVLCGGPSALEREMAQAIAKHATVPLVDQVGRDTLPQLLALLARATVLVTPDSGPAHMATMVDTPVIGLYAATNPARSGPYLSRRWCVDAYEAAARKFLGKSPDELPWTKKIELPGVMELIEVAAVTAKLDELLALGEEARLP
- a CDS encoding DUF6165 family protein — its product is MKDILVPISPGELLDKITILRIKAARMSDAAKVANVKHELALLEKTWRESGAAAVDLGAEEANLTRVNEALWVIEDDIRDEEHARRFGEKFIELARAVYVTNDERAAIKKRINTLLGSTIVEEKSYKQYQ
- a CDS encoding zinc-finger domain-containing protein gives rise to the protein MPAAKPLIQPNAQNEYKVDASDLPLACPMPEMYLWNSHPRVYLAIEETGWAKCPYCSAEYTLSR
- a CDS encoding Xaa-Pro peptidase family protein — its product is MRPTRLFAAEATAGLKPMTADVTPIARAEYLARIDKARKLMGQHGIGALLIEPGASLIYFTGIEWWRSERLTAAILPRDGDLAIVTPHFEEPSVHESLKVPADIRVWQEDQDPLQTVAGILRDRKVTAPIGMEETVRYFAVDGLRRAMPGVKIVNGAPVVRGCRMVKSAAELALMQKASDITIAAYRHTAPRIERGMSPKDIGDMMDSAHAALGGSPEFALILLGEASAYPHGSSQPQQVRDGEVVLMDCGCTVQGYQSDISRTFVFGEANAGQRKVWGQMHALQRIGNDTARVGLPAGKVDDAVRAQLEQWGYGPGYKLPGTSHRTGHGIGLDGHEPVNLVHGETTPLAEGMCFSNEPGIYLPGKFGIRLEDCFHMGAEKPIWFSTPPTSIDRPFG